One part of the uncultured Cohaesibacter sp. genome encodes these proteins:
- a CDS encoding DMT family transporter translates to MPALSSKSHGILFAILATMIFASGDAVSKTLVVDHSVWFIMMGRYWFHFCVALIWAATSKKGFKAAFQSKRPVLQLARGVLLFAEIALIIITFSMLGLAETTTLIMVHPLIVTALAAVFLGEYVGWRRISALLIGMVGLLIIMQPTGNIWGVGGLVGLCATSAFAIYQLFTRLASRNDDALTSFLYAGLVGVVLSTVVGIPHMPPLDQINWFLLALACISSTAAHFCVIKALTLVEAVEIQPYTYLQIVWSIPIGFMVFGTLPIWSTILGAALIVGAGLYSIHRSKTTVAEAD, encoded by the coding sequence ATGCCCGCCCTGTCCTCGAAATCACATGGCATCCTGTTTGCCATTCTCGCCACGATGATCTTTGCGTCTGGTGATGCCGTCTCGAAAACGCTGGTGGTGGATCATTCCGTCTGGTTCATCATGATGGGGCGCTATTGGTTTCACTTCTGCGTTGCGCTGATCTGGGCCGCAACGAGCAAAAAAGGTTTCAAGGCCGCTTTCCAGTCCAAACGACCGGTCTTGCAGCTTGCCCGCGGCGTGCTTCTGTTTGCTGAGATCGCGCTGATCATCATCACTTTCAGCATGCTCGGGCTTGCAGAAACGACCACGCTGATCATGGTCCACCCGCTGATCGTCACGGCGCTTGCTGCTGTGTTCCTCGGCGAATATGTGGGATGGCGTCGGATCTCTGCGCTGTTGATCGGCATGGTCGGGCTGCTCATCATCATGCAACCCACCGGCAATATCTGGGGCGTTGGTGGCCTCGTCGGTCTCTGCGCTACCAGTGCTTTTGCCATATACCAGCTCTTCACGCGCCTCGCGAGCCGCAATGACGACGCCCTCACCTCTTTTCTTTATGCCGGTCTGGTCGGTGTGGTGTTGAGCACCGTCGTCGGCATTCCGCACATGCCGCCGCTTGACCAGATCAACTGGTTCCTGCTGGCTCTCGCCTGCATCAGCAGTACGGCGGCACATTTCTGCGTCATCAAGGCCTTGACGCTGGTGGAGGCCGTGGAGATCCAGCCCTACACCTATCTTCAGATCGTCTGGTCGATCCCCATCGGCTTCATGGTCTTCGGCACGCTGCCCATCTGGTCGACAATCCTTGGAGCGGCGCTCATTGTCGGTGCCGGCCTCTACTCCATCCATCGCAGCAAGACGACGGTCGCCGAGGCGGACTGA
- a CDS encoding S-(hydroxymethyl)glutathione dehydrogenase/class III alcohol dehydrogenase, whose translation MRTRAAVALEAGKPLQVMEVELDGPKAGEVLIEVKATGLCHTDEFTRSGADPEGLFPSILGHEGAGVVLEVGEGVTTLKPGDHVIPLYTPECRECPSCLSGKTNLCTAIRNTQGQGLMPDGTTRFSMLDGTPIYHYMGCSTFANHTVLPEIALAKVRDDAPFDKICYIGCGVTTGIGAVINTAGVEIGSTAAVFGLGGIGLNVIQGLRMAGADMIIGVDLNDDKEEMARKFGLTHFVNPSKIEGTVVEEIVNLTKRGADQIGGVDYSFDATGNVKVMRDALECSHRGWGVSVIIGVAPAGAEISTRPFQLVTGRVWKGTAFGGAKGRTDVPKFVDWYMDGKIEIDPMITHKLTLDQINEGFELMHQGKSIRAVIEF comes from the coding sequence ATGCGTACACGTGCTGCTGTCGCTCTGGAAGCGGGCAAGCCCCTGCAGGTGATGGAAGTGGAGCTCGACGGCCCGAAGGCTGGTGAAGTTCTCATCGAAGTGAAAGCAACCGGCTTGTGTCACACGGACGAATTCACCCGTTCCGGAGCAGATCCGGAAGGCCTGTTCCCCTCCATTCTGGGCCACGAAGGCGCCGGTGTGGTGCTGGAAGTCGGAGAAGGTGTAACCACCCTGAAACCGGGTGACCATGTCATTCCGCTTTACACCCCTGAATGCCGCGAATGCCCGTCTTGTCTCTCTGGCAAGACCAACCTGTGCACCGCGATCCGCAACACGCAGGGTCAGGGCCTGATGCCGGACGGCACCACTCGTTTCTCGATGCTCGATGGTACACCCATCTATCACTATATGGGCTGCTCGACCTTCGCCAATCATACGGTTCTGCCCGAAATCGCCCTTGCCAAGGTTCGCGACGACGCGCCCTTTGACAAGATCTGCTACATCGGCTGCGGCGTGACCACCGGCATCGGTGCCGTGATCAACACTGCTGGCGTTGAAATTGGCTCCACGGCGGCCGTCTTTGGCCTCGGCGGGATTGGTCTCAACGTCATTCAGGGCCTGCGCATGGCAGGGGCCGACATGATTATCGGCGTCGACCTCAATGACGACAAGGAAGAGATGGCCAGAAAATTCGGCCTGACCCATTTCGTCAATCCCTCCAAAATCGAGGGAACGGTGGTCGAGGAGATCGTCAATCTCACCAAACGCGGTGCAGACCAGATCGGCGGCGTGGACTATTCGTTCGATGCCACCGGCAACGTCAAGGTCATGCGCGATGCGCTCGAATGTTCCCATCGTGGCTGGGGAGTGTCCGTTATCATCGGTGTAGCTCCGGCTGGTGCCGAAATCTCCACCCGTCCGTTCCAGCTGGTGACCGGCCGCGTCTGGAAGGGCACCGCTTTTGGTGGCGCCAAAGGCCGCACCGACGTGCCGAAATTCGTTGACTGGTACATGGATGGCAAGATCGAGATCGATCCGATGATCACACACAAGCTCACGCTTGATCAGATCAACGAAGGGTTCGAGTTGATGCATCAGGGCAAATCGATCCGCGCTGTCATCGAATTCTAG
- the wrbA gene encoding NAD(P)H:quinone oxidoreductase type IV: MTKVLVLYYSAYGHIETMAKAVAEGAAAEGADVTIKRVPELVPEDVAKASYYKMDQEAPIASPSELDQYDAIIVGAGTRFGTVASQMRNFWDQTGGLWAEGKLTGKVGAVFTSSATQHGGQESTILGFIPTLMHHGMVVAGLPYAFQGQTGVEEMKGGSPYGATTITDGDGSRQPSAIELDGARYQGGYVAKLAAKLSA; the protein is encoded by the coding sequence ATGACCAAAGTTCTCGTTCTTTACTATTCTGCCTATGGCCACATCGAAACTATGGCCAAAGCCGTCGCAGAAGGCGCTGCAGCTGAAGGTGCAGACGTCACCATCAAACGCGTGCCTGAACTCGTGCCTGAAGACGTCGCCAAGGCGTCCTACTACAAAATGGATCAGGAAGCCCCGATCGCCAGCCCGAGCGAGCTTGACCAGTATGATGCCATCATCGTTGGTGCAGGCACCCGCTTCGGCACCGTTGCTTCCCAGATGCGCAACTTCTGGGACCAGACCGGCGGTCTGTGGGCCGAAGGCAAACTGACCGGCAAGGTCGGCGCTGTCTTCACCTCTTCCGCTACCCAGCATGGCGGTCAGGAATCCACCATTCTCGGCTTCATCCCGACCCTGATGCACCACGGCATGGTCGTCGCTGGCCTGCCTTATGCCTTCCAGGGCCAGACCGGTGTTGAAGAAATGAAGGGTGGCTCTCCTTACGGCGCAACCACCATCACCGATGGCGACGGCTCCCGCCAGCCGTCCGCAATCGAACTCGATGGCGCACGCTATCAGGGTGGCTATGTGGCCAAACTGGCTGCCAAGCTTTCCGCCTAA
- a CDS encoding universal stress protein: MTIKNILCAYSGEQDKGSVLDYAMMLAHRNDAWLTGILRHGFSKMERRIVTIVADEIHKAVQEAEFKQIKGIIARFHETVRAGGLGDRSDFIDLEPDMLMTLSEIARTYDLVVTGTHPDDETYEFLAAYPDRIALQSGRPVIVVPDGHVAKGWVDRVVIAWDGNRTVARAVGDILPLLDPHSKVTLLTVGSSHTVDRYPGGGIMKLFERHGIEAQHIHDRGFEKSVAISILDCAMELEADLIVMGAFEHSKFAQDIFGGVTTEMIRETKIPVFMSH, translated from the coding sequence ATGACCATCAAGAATATTCTGTGTGCCTACAGCGGCGAGCAGGACAAAGGCAGCGTCCTCGACTATGCCATGATGCTTGCCCATCGCAATGATGCCTGGCTGACGGGCATCCTGCGCCACGGCTTCTCGAAAATGGAGCGGCGGATCGTGACCATTGTCGCCGATGAGATTCACAAGGCGGTTCAGGAAGCCGAATTCAAACAGATCAAAGGCATCATTGCACGCTTCCATGAAACCGTGCGCGCAGGCGGGCTCGGAGACCGGTCCGACTTCATCGATCTGGAACCGGACATGCTGATGACCCTGTCAGAGATTGCCCGGACCTATGATCTGGTGGTCACCGGCACTCACCCCGATGATGAGACCTACGAGTTTCTGGCTGCCTATCCGGACCGCATCGCGCTTCAGAGCGGCCGCCCTGTGATCGTCGTGCCAGACGGTCACGTGGCCAAGGGTTGGGTTGATCGCGTGGTGATCGCGTGGGACGGCAACAGGACCGTTGCCCGCGCGGTGGGCGATATCCTGCCTCTGCTCGATCCGCACAGCAAGGTAACCCTGCTGACGGTGGGCTCAAGCCATACGGTGGATCGCTATCCCGGCGGCGGCATCATGAAACTGTTCGAGCGCCACGGCATCGAAGCGCAGCATATCCATGATCGCGGTTTCGAGAAATCCGTTGCCATCTCGATCCTTGATTGCGCCATGGAGCTGGAGGCTGACCTGATCGTCATGGGCGCGTTCGAGCATTCGAAATTCGCTCAGGACATCTTTGGTGGCGTCACCACGGAGATGATCCGCGAAACGAAGATCCCGGTGTTCATGTCCCACTAG
- a CDS encoding FAD-dependent oxidoreductase, with the protein MAEVAYGVWDGVVHDGRQGAVNGTFPTLENFDEFDEGNQIRAFFGDRGFFVFDDKVSLVDALYHYMNKAAEQSCGACTPCRMGTALVSEALDKMRRGLDSPLDFDEMEMLGIQMAETSLCNLGRTCAIAMLGVIRHFRDRVEEEIANHRPIRAQHGMAYLTAPCIEACPSKVNVPRYIDYVRDGKPESSLGVLLQKYPMAATCGRVCVRYCEQACQRKFVDEAVGIKVLKRYVADFQKGEHALKFTRDMIRKPLEDGMKVAVIGAGPAGISCAYHLLLHGYHVDVFEKLHQAGGMAQIGIPTYRLPKDTLAMETDIIVELGGRFLYGQQLGRDFSIDDLFDRGYKAVFLGLGCQEGTTLGVENEDDRLEGYYRGINFLLSVHDHVAGDAKLEMKGNVIVVGAGNVAMDCVRSALRLGADTASVVYRRTREDMPADEEELVAAEHEGIEFHTLCNPTKILTENGKVVGVEVVRMEQTEPDASGRRGVRAIPGSEFTMPCDAIIAAIGQRVEDGALVEGDGIEFDRWQCVDAGKALETSRPGVFAGGDCVTGPSTLIYAMAAGLKAARSIDDWIQLGNVRFFKRSRMRELLSDNRLLASDVVQTPVRNEYRVHNPELDPELRKHMFEEVEQTISAKEAYAEAQRCMRCYRVYSVVTQHPIPEGAV; encoded by the coding sequence ATGGCAGAAGTCGCATACGGTGTTTGGGATGGCGTAGTGCATGACGGTCGGCAAGGGGCGGTCAATGGCACATTTCCCACGCTAGAGAATTTCGATGAATTTGATGAGGGCAACCAGATCCGCGCCTTTTTTGGCGATCGGGGCTTTTTCGTGTTTGACGACAAGGTCAGTCTGGTTGATGCGCTCTATCATTATATGAACAAGGCGGCGGAGCAATCCTGCGGTGCCTGCACACCATGTCGTATGGGGACGGCACTGGTGAGTGAGGCACTCGACAAGATGCGGCGCGGGCTGGACTCACCTCTCGACTTTGACGAGATGGAGATGCTCGGCATACAGATGGCAGAAACGTCATTGTGCAATCTGGGCCGAACCTGCGCTATCGCCATGCTTGGCGTCATCCGTCATTTCCGCGACAGGGTCGAGGAGGAGATCGCCAATCACCGGCCGATCCGGGCACAGCATGGCATGGCCTATCTCACCGCGCCATGCATCGAGGCCTGCCCGTCCAAAGTAAACGTCCCGCGCTATATCGACTATGTCCGCGACGGCAAGCCGGAGAGCTCCCTTGGCGTTCTCTTGCAGAAGTATCCCATGGCGGCCACCTGCGGTCGCGTCTGCGTGCGCTATTGCGAGCAGGCCTGTCAGCGCAAATTTGTTGACGAGGCGGTCGGGATCAAAGTGCTCAAACGCTATGTCGCTGACTTCCAGAAGGGCGAGCATGCCCTGAAGTTCACCCGTGACATGATCCGCAAGCCGCTCGAGGATGGCATGAAGGTCGCCGTTATCGGGGCAGGGCCTGCAGGGATCTCCTGCGCCTATCACCTGTTGCTCCATGGCTACCACGTCGATGTCTTTGAAAAGCTCCATCAGGCTGGCGGCATGGCTCAGATTGGCATCCCAACTTATCGCCTGCCCAAGGACACCCTCGCCATGGAAACCGACATCATCGTCGAGCTCGGCGGTCGCTTTCTCTATGGCCAGCAATTGGGTCGGGATTTCAGCATCGATGATCTGTTTGATCGCGGTTACAAAGCGGTCTTCCTAGGGCTTGGCTGTCAGGAAGGCACCACGCTCGGTGTCGAGAACGAGGATGATCGCCTCGAAGGCTATTATCGCGGCATCAATTTCCTGCTCAGCGTCCATGACCATGTCGCCGGTGACGCCAAGCTCGAAATGAAGGGCAACGTGATCGTTGTCGGGGCCGGGAACGTCGCGATGGATTGTGTGCGCTCAGCTCTGAGGCTCGGTGCAGATACGGCGAGCGTCGTCTATCGCCGCACCCGTGAGGACATGCCCGCCGACGAAGAAGAGTTGGTCGCCGCCGAGCACGAAGGCATCGAGTTCCACACCCTGTGCAATCCGACGAAAATTCTCACAGAAAACGGCAAGGTCGTCGGTGTTGAGGTCGTCCGCATGGAACAGACCGAACCGGATGCATCGGGGCGGCGTGGGGTCAGGGCCATTCCCGGATCAGAATTCACCATGCCGTGCGACGCCATCATCGCCGCCATCGGCCAGCGGGTCGAGGACGGCGCACTGGTGGAAGGCGACGGCATCGAGTTTGACCGCTGGCAATGCGTCGATGCGGGCAAGGCACTCGAGACCTCACGCCCCGGCGTGTTCGCCGGCGGCGATTGCGTGACTGGCCCTTCGACGCTCATCTATGCCATGGCGGCAGGCCTCAAGGCTGCCCGCAGCATCGACGACTGGATCCAGCTTGGCAACGTCCGCTTCTTCAAGCGCTCCCGTATGCGCGAGCTTCTGTCCGACAACCGCCTGCTGGCCAGCGATGTCGTCCAGACACCCGTGCGCAATGAATATCGCGTCCATAACCCCGAACTTGATCCGGAATTGCGCAAGCACATGTTCGAGGAAGTGGAGCAGACCATCAGCGCCAAGGAAGCCTACGCCGAAGCCCAGCGCTGCATGCGGTGCTATCGCGTCTATTCGGTCGTTACCCAGCACCCGATTCCGGAAGGAGCGGTATGA
- a CDS encoding YdiU family protein, with protein MDQPFDTRPFPFDNSYARDLEGFYVPWQGSKAPKARIALLNEGLAASLGLDLDASDPMLAEILAGSETAEGSMPLAQAYAGHQFGGFSAQLGDGRALLLGELLDGEGQRFDLHLKGSGPTPFSRGGDGKAVLGPVLREYLMGEAMHALGIPTTRALAAVTTGELVPREGLKPGAVLVRVAASHLRVGTFQFFAARQEWDKLKTLADYAIARHAPDLREADNPYLALLEEVSRRQAHLIAQWMQVGFIHGVMNTDNMTISGETIDYGPCAYMDHYDPATVFSSIDHMGRYTYGNQPPVARWNLARFAETLVPLIDPDNEERAINLATDVIADFMPIYKEAYHAGMAKKIGLSSLERGDDKLIDDLLTTLRGQSIDFTSTFRALADTLRSGREPILTLFEDREGIVGWLERWQARLSSEDRDGAAIADAMDRVNPLYTPRNHLVDAALVKAEGEADLEPFKALLAVLADPFTKREGLDSYVGPAPQNFGPFVTYCGT; from the coding sequence ATGGATCAGCCATTCGACACTCGACCCTTCCCGTTCGACAATTCCTATGCGCGCGACCTTGAGGGATTCTATGTCCCCTGGCAGGGCAGCAAAGCTCCGAAGGCGCGCATTGCTCTGCTCAATGAGGGTCTTGCCGCGTCGCTGGGGTTGGATCTCGATGCCTCGGACCCGATGCTGGCCGAGATCCTTGCAGGGAGTGAGACCGCAGAGGGGTCGATGCCACTGGCGCAGGCTTATGCCGGTCATCAGTTTGGCGGCTTCTCGGCCCAATTGGGCGATGGGCGAGCATTGTTACTGGGCGAGCTTCTGGATGGCGAGGGGCAGCGCTTTGACCTGCATCTCAAAGGCTCCGGACCAACCCCTTTCTCGCGAGGTGGCGATGGCAAGGCCGTTCTCGGCCCCGTTCTGCGGGAATATCTGATGGGCGAAGCGATGCATGCACTCGGCATCCCGACGACAAGGGCGCTCGCAGCGGTGACAACCGGAGAACTTGTGCCGCGCGAAGGGCTCAAGCCGGGGGCGGTTCTGGTGCGCGTTGCGGCAAGCCACCTGCGGGTCGGAACCTTCCAGTTCTTCGCGGCCCGTCAGGAATGGGACAAGCTGAAGACTTTGGCTGACTATGCCATCGCCCGACACGCCCCCGATCTCAGGGAGGCTGACAATCCCTATCTGGCATTGCTTGAGGAAGTCTCAAGGCGGCAGGCCCACCTAATCGCGCAATGGATGCAGGTTGGCTTCATCCATGGGGTGATGAACACCGACAATATGACGATCTCCGGCGAGACCATCGACTATGGGCCTTGCGCCTACATGGATCATTATGATCCGGCCACGGTGTTCAGTTCCATCGATCACATGGGGCGCTATACCTATGGCAATCAGCCACCCGTCGCACGTTGGAATTTGGCTCGCTTTGCCGAAACGCTGGTGCCGCTCATCGATCCGGACAATGAAGAGCGGGCGATCAATCTCGCCACCGACGTCATCGCCGACTTCATGCCTATCTATAAAGAAGCGTATCACGCGGGAATGGCAAAGAAGATTGGGCTTTCCAGCCTCGAACGTGGAGATGACAAGCTAATCGATGACCTTCTGACCACGCTTCGTGGACAGTCTATCGACTTTACCAGCACCTTCAGGGCCCTTGCCGATACGCTTCGTTCTGGACGGGAGCCAATCCTCACTCTGTTCGAAGACCGTGAAGGCATTGTTGGCTGGCTCGAACGCTGGCAGGCGCGCCTGTCTTCCGAGGATCGCGACGGTGCAGCCATCGCCGACGCCATGGACCGGGTGAACCCGCTTTATACCCCTCGCAATCATCTGGTTGATGCTGCACTTGTGAAAGCCGAAGGCGAAGCCGATCTGGAGCCGTTCAAGGCGCTCCTCGCCGTTCTTGCAGATCCCTTCACGAAGCGAGAGGGGCTTGACAGCTATGTCGGGCCAGCGCCTCAGAACTTTGGGCCGTTCGTAACCTATTGCGGAACCTGA
- a CDS encoding pirin family protein: MSIRPVVSSSQAIPTMEGAGVKLHRAFGFQNPEMADPYLLFDDFRGDNPDDFIRGFPWHPHRGIETITYVLKGTVEHGDSLGNHGTLGAGDVQWMTAGSGIMHQEMPTGNDKGQMHGFQLWANLPASLKMTAPRYQDVEGKEIPQVIDDDGTSVKIIVGNFWGKSGPVDGIAADPLYLDIFVPAGVRKRFKIDTYRNCFAYIFEGKANFGNASNPRGILLEKEVRGEEVNIRDMSGNRTLVHFGTGDEVEVQAGPEGVRFLLISGAPLQEPVAWHGPIVMNTQQEIRQAIHELRNGTFIKPAH, from the coding sequence ATGTCTATCAGACCAGTCGTGTCTTCAAGTCAGGCCATTCCCACCATGGAAGGCGCTGGCGTCAAGCTGCACCGCGCATTCGGATTTCAGAATCCGGAAATGGCCGATCCCTATCTGCTGTTCGATGATTTCCGTGGCGACAATCCCGATGATTTCATTCGCGGCTTTCCGTGGCATCCGCATCGCGGCATCGAAACCATCACCTATGTACTGAAGGGTACTGTTGAGCATGGCGACAGCCTTGGCAACCACGGCACGCTCGGCGCAGGTGACGTGCAATGGATGACCGCAGGCTCGGGCATCATGCATCAGGAAATGCCTACCGGGAACGACAAGGGCCAGATGCATGGCTTCCAGCTCTGGGCCAACCTGCCTGCGAGCCTGAAGATGACGGCTCCTCGCTATCAGGATGTCGAAGGCAAGGAAATCCCGCAGGTCATCGATGATGACGGAACCAGCGTCAAGATCATCGTCGGCAACTTCTGGGGCAAGAGCGGGCCGGTCGACGGTATTGCTGCTGATCCGCTCTATCTGGACATCTTTGTGCCCGCCGGCGTTCGCAAGCGGTTCAAGATCGACACCTATCGCAACTGTTTTGCCTACATCTTCGAAGGCAAGGCAAATTTCGGCAATGCCTCCAATCCTCGCGGCATTCTTCTGGAGAAGGAAGTCCGGGGCGAAGAAGTCAACATCCGCGACATGTCCGGCAACCGCACGCTCGTTCATTTCGGCACCGGCGATGAAGTGGAAGTGCAGGCCGGTCCGGAAGGCGTTCGCTTCCTACTAATTTCCGGCGCTCCGCTGCAGGAACCCGTCGCATGGCACGGCCCGATCGTGATGAACACGCAGCAGGAAATCCGTCAGGCCATTCACGAATTGCGCAACGGAACCTTCATCAAGCCAGCGCATTGA
- a CDS encoding glutathione S-transferase family protein, whose translation MGLLVDGKWHDQWYDTKSTGGRFVRKDSAFRNWITADGSAGPTGEAGFKAEAGRYHLYVSLACPWAHRTLIFRALKGLEDMISVSVVNPYMAENGWTFEPAEGVISDPLFGADYLYQIYTKADPTYSGRVTVPVLWDKKTGTIVSNESAEIIRMFNSAFDGIGAKPGDYYPEAEREEIDAINARVYDTVNNGVYKSGFATTQAAYEEALYPLFESLDWLEERLSKSRYLLKSGLTEADWRLFTTLVRFDPVYVGHFKCNIRRIEDYPNLSNYVRDLYQVPGVAATVNLGHIKQHYYASHDTINPTRIVPGGPDIDFSAPHNRGALPHAA comes from the coding sequence ATGGGACTTCTCGTCGATGGCAAATGGCATGATCAATGGTACGACACCAAATCAACCGGAGGCCGCTTCGTTCGCAAGGATTCCGCCTTTCGGAACTGGATCACGGCTGACGGATCAGCCGGGCCGACTGGCGAAGCAGGCTTCAAGGCCGAGGCTGGTCGTTATCATCTCTATGTCTCTCTCGCCTGTCCCTGGGCCCATCGCACGCTGATTTTCCGTGCCCTCAAGGGTCTGGAAGACATGATTTCCGTCTCGGTCGTCAATCCCTACATGGCCGAGAATGGCTGGACATTCGAGCCCGCAGAGGGCGTTATTTCCGATCCACTGTTCGGCGCCGACTACCTCTATCAGATCTACACCAAGGCTGATCCGACCTATAGCGGTCGCGTGACCGTTCCGGTGTTGTGGGACAAAAAGACCGGCACCATCGTTTCGAACGAATCCGCCGAGATCATCCGCATGTTCAATTCCGCCTTTGACGGGATTGGTGCGAAACCGGGCGATTATTATCCGGAAGCAGAGCGCGAAGAGATCGACGCGATCAATGCCCGTGTCTATGACACCGTCAACAACGGCGTCTACAAATCCGGGTTTGCGACCACGCAGGCGGCCTATGAAGAGGCACTCTACCCGCTGTTCGAAAGCCTAGACTGGCTTGAGGAACGCCTCTCCAAGTCGCGCTATCTGCTCAAATCTGGACTGACCGAAGCAGACTGGCGTCTGTTCACGACGCTTGTGCGCTTTGACCCGGTTTATGTTGGCCATTTCAAATGCAACATCCGCCGGATCGAGGACTATCCCAACCTGTCGAACTATGTTCGCGATCTCTATCAGGTCCCCGGTGTCGCAGCGACGGTCAATCTTGGCCATATCAAGCAGCATTATTATGCGAGCCACGATACGATCAACCCGACCCGGATTGTTCCGGGCGGGCCCGATATCGATTTTTCTGCGCCTCATAACAGAGGGGCCCTGCCGCACGCGGCCTGA
- a CDS encoding [FeFe] hydrogenase, group A, whose translation MCNIDTTNHAKRDPSEATISLTINGKACRGFPNETILSCARRHDLYIPTLCELDDIDHIPGTCRVCVVDIVQNGKDKHQIVTSCNTPVREGLSVNTRTTKVREMQKLQVELLMADHLQDCATCNRHGDCELQDLAQFVGLKQNRFYNEKRTLSREVDTSSPALIRDMRRCVRCQRCVAVCRHYQQVDALVMEGSGIDRMVGLRHGMDQLNSTCVTCGQCVLVCPTGALSERDETDRALEFICDPDITTVVQFAPAVRVAFGEEFNMPPGTNVQGHIVSACRKIGVDIVLDTNFAADVVIMEEGMELLNRLKESRKPTFTSCCPAWINFAEIHYPDILPLLSSTKSPQQVLSRLSKTYLPEKMGIPADRIRVISIMPCTAKKDEAVRDQLTIDGAPETDVVLTTREFARLLRREGIDLKKIEPSDFDNPYMSEFTGAGAIFGTTGGVMEAAVRTLYAVINGKELETIELTQLRGFDGVRSATVDLGGPFGEVKVAMCHGLSETRALVEAIRAGTADFDFIEIMACPGGCVDGGGSLRSKKAYLPLAMARRETIYNVDRKMNVRQSHNNEQVKNLYKDFLEAPNSEKAHHLLHTHYTARRRDMQHTVKEIWDDLKMSTMVY comes from the coding sequence ATGTGCAACATTGACACCACCAATCACGCCAAGCGCGATCCGTCAGAGGCGACCATCTCGCTCACCATCAACGGCAAAGCCTGCAGGGGCTTCCCCAACGAGACCATCCTGTCCTGCGCCCGCAGGCATGATCTCTACATCCCCACTCTGTGTGAGCTCGACGACATCGACCATATCCCGGGCACCTGCAGGGTCTGTGTGGTCGACATCGTGCAGAATGGCAAGGACAAGCATCAGATCGTGACCTCCTGCAATACGCCCGTGCGCGAGGGTCTGTCGGTCAACACCCGGACCACAAAAGTGCGCGAAATGCAGAAGCTGCAGGTCGAACTGCTGATGGCCGACCACCTTCAGGACTGCGCCACCTGCAACCGCCATGGCGATTGTGAGCTGCAGGATCTGGCTCAATTTGTCGGGCTGAAGCAGAACCGCTTCTACAACGAAAAACGCACCCTGTCGCGTGAGGTAGATACCTCTTCACCGGCACTCATCCGCGACATGCGTCGCTGTGTCCGCTGCCAGCGTTGTGTAGCCGTCTGCCGCCATTACCAGCAGGTTGATGCACTGGTGATGGAAGGCTCTGGTATCGATCGCATGGTCGGCCTGAGGCACGGCATGGATCAGCTCAATTCCACCTGTGTCACCTGCGGCCAGTGTGTGCTGGTCTGCCCGACCGGCGCCCTCAGTGAACGGGACGAAACCGACCGGGCGCTAGAATTCATCTGCGATCCTGACATCACCACCGTCGTCCAGTTCGCTCCCGCCGTCCGCGTGGCTTTTGGCGAAGAGTTCAACATGCCGCCGGGAACTAACGTGCAGGGCCACATCGTCTCGGCCTGTCGCAAGATCGGCGTCGACATCGTGCTCGACACCAACTTCGCCGCCGACGTGGTGATCATGGAAGAGGGGATGGAGCTGCTCAACCGGCTGAAGGAGAGCAGAAAGCCAACCTTCACCTCCTGCTGTCCGGCCTGGATCAACTTTGCCGAGATCCACTACCCGGACATCCTGCCTTTGCTGTCCTCGACAAAGTCGCCCCAGCAGGTGCTCTCGCGTCTGTCCAAGACCTACCTGCCGGAAAAGATGGGCATTCCAGCCGACAGGATCCGCGTCATCTCGATCATGCCCTGCACCGCCAAGAAAGACGAGGCCGTCAGGGATCAGCTGACTATCGACGGCGCGCCCGAGACGGACGTCGTGCTGACCACGCGCGAGTTCGCCCGCCTGTTACGCAGGGAAGGGATCGATCTGAAGAAAATCGAACCCAGCGACTTCGATAACCCTTACATGAGCGAGTTCACCGGGGCAGGAGCCATTTTCGGCACGACCGGTGGCGTTATGGAAGCCGCGGTCAGAACGCTCTACGCGGTGATTAACGGCAAGGAGCTTGAGACCATCGAACTAACGCAACTGCGCGGCTTTGATGGCGTGCGATCTGCAACCGTTGACCTCGGCGGCCCGTTCGGTGAAGTCAAAGTCGCCATGTGCCATGGCCTGTCCGAAACGCGGGCACTGGTTGAGGCAATCAGGGCCGGAACGGCGGATTTCGACTTTATCGAGATCATGGCCTGCCCGGGTGGCTGCGTTGATGGCGGCGGATCGCTGAGATCCAAGAAAGCCTATCTGCCTCTGGCCATGGCCCGGCGCGAGACGATCTACAATGTGGATCGCAAGATGAATGTGCGCCAGTCCCACAACAACGAACAGGTCAAAAACCTGTACAAGGACTTCCTCGAAGCCCCGAACTCGGAAAAGGCGCACCATCTGCTGCACACCCACTACACAGCTCGCCGTCGCGACATGCAGCATACGGTCAAGGAGATCTGGGACGATCTGAAGATGAGCACCATGGTCTATTGA